CTGACCCCGTGACTCCCGATAAAAGTTCCGCAATATTGTTGCTTGACTCGAGAGACAAAGTGCCACGCGTTCGTCAATCTCTTTCAGTGTCCATCGAATCGTCCAGCGAGAATATTCGTGGGCATCTGAAATCGAGTCGGTGAGTACGCGCGATTCTTACGAACCCGCTCGAATCGACAATCGAGCGCGTTAGAATGCACCGCGTAGGTGATCTGTGACTAATCGATCCGTTATTGCATCTCGATTACGTAACGAACATATCGTGTTCGCGCGAGCACCGCGATCTCCGCGATCGCTTATGCATTCAAATAAGAATCTTGTTTCATCTCGGGTCCGTCGAAACGCGATCAGCATGATTAATAACGTGATTAATAACATTGTTAATACTATGGAACTTTCGCcttgtaattttaatgtagATTATGTCATGAAATTTAAATCGTCGACGATAGAATATGTTGCGCGCTTAATTAATGTGTATtacttgtataataaatacggTATATTTAGGCGGCGGATCCATCGGCATGTTAATGAAGTTTCAAGTCCCCGCGGTGCCAAGTTTCTCCGGTATGCAGATATGTATTGTCATATTAAGTTTCTCGAACTGTTCTGTATTTGTGATTGCATCGTGTAAATCTGAAATGTTAGTTTTGCGAATACGAATTTATCGAATATTCATAAAGcaatttcctcttttttttttttttttttatagaaaagcTATTCTTTCATGAATTATTAGCTTCAGATCTACGGAAATGTAACACGtcatatacaataaataattcacaCGCTTGATTCAAgtcttattaaaatcaaattcaaCAGAAGTGCTCTCAATTAACAGCTTGACAAGAGCCACGCGTCGTGACTGTTAAGCATTCAGAATCGCGTCAGATTTGACCGTAGGCGAAACACCCCGAAGAGCACTGCGTGAAAGGACCAGGCAGCGTCATAAAAGAAGCTGCGCTCCGCGACGTTCCGCCATTCCGCGAATTATATCCGACGACGGTCGGGCGGGTTTCCGGTTTTACCCTCGCGCGAATACGATACGAGTGTGTCTTCGGAAATTTGCGCTCATTCGTGTTTCTCGCGTGTGTTAATTGCCGAGTGAATAAACACGCGTTGGATAAACAAGCGAAAGCGCGCACCGGAAATAGCACGGTAAACTATGTGTACTGCAATTGTAATGAGTTTCGTTGAATGCTGAATGGAGTTTACTGTTTAAAGGATGAAAGGGAGGATTACATAGTGCTTAGCGGAACAGTCGTAAGGCAATATCGATTATCGCCCACCGCAGAATTATGTGAATTAATAAAGGCCGCGTTAATATGTCGCCTTTATAACAAGATCCATTTTTAGATTCATGCCATTTTAAAAAGGTTTCTGAAAGCTTTGTAAGCTGAAATTttgtgctttataaataaatcatcaaGTGGTTTGTCAGTCGAGCATTGTGGTCAATTTGCGATCGTTCTGTATGAAAAAGCGCGCACCaacatgtttaattaaatgtctATCACGTCtggttaaatttattaattaattgatcaaTCTGTGTTGCTTTGTTGTATGATAATGATTTCGGCGAATACATGTATAATGAATCAGGCAGAGCCGTTAGTCGAATTGctatgtttatttgtattatagctcgttaaaattgaaagatagAATACAGACGTCGTGCAACAATGTGGCATTATAATTGtgtctttataattatttctaataatgatTTGTGTAAAGAATTGTGATTTATCTAAATGGAACCATATTGCTAGCGATAAACAGagcacaaaataattaattaaatgtatttgttaagaacaatttatcaaacacaaaattatagaatttattgtcctaaatttattatcctgaaaagaataaagagaaataaaaatacatattaatgaatcgtaaagtaaataaaattttctacaaataaaatgtcataaaattttacttgcgtaataaatatttttggtagaaaataaaaatgcaaattaatcaaACAAATTTATGATCGATAAAATACGATTAATAAGATACGATTTTGTTTGTCGTGAAAATGTGttgcaaattatttgcatgtagtaattgagaaaatattatccTGCTAGCAATATATCGCAggtaataaaaatacgaatCAGTTAACTCTACgtatttatcataattgaaATTTGGATAAAagcaaagtattataaaatcttatcgTGTGCTCTGGAAATCAATCTAATCAACCGCATACCTCTTTGATGGAATCAGTTTTAAAGATGAAATATGATTGCATATCAGAAGATGCATTGCAGATTGCTATCtatatatagtaatttaaaaaaaatctcatgTGCTAGCAACATCGCATAAAACTCGAATCAATTAACCATACACTTTTCTGACGGGTGCAATTTGCTAACGAAGAGATATGATTGAATATCACAAAAATGCATTGCAGATTGCAGTATGCAGAAACGTAATAAAACTAATCTCGctacgttaaaaaaatatcgtgaaaaacataataataataataatacaaacgcattgtaatataatgataCAATACGAAATATAGAAAGtagaaatatacataaatcgATCATACGCATTTTCGACAGCATGTTAAGCGCAAAGTATGAAGTAGATCGCCGATCGCCGCTACCTGAACTTAAAAACTGAGTCACTTAATTATTCCGCTAATTGCGAGCGCGCTATGCCACGCGTAAGCTCACCCACGCGAGTAGCGAGTAGGGATACAGTCGAGGGCCGAGTTTGGCAGTGCGTCATGTATGCATCAGTTTTCACGCGTGTATACACGCGAAGAGTAGCGGCTGCCACCGATAGGCTCGACTACGCGATCATTTCGACCGATCGGCGCGAAATTCACGAATAATTgtgcaatatataaatgttcgTGAAGTGAGAAGTGAACAACGACTACAAggtgcatataaaaaaaaaggatccGACTGCGAAAGTAGCGAAAGTAGAtagttgtaaaaattttcttcgcATTTGTCGTCGATCGATTGTTCTTAtccatatttttatctcgctTGACAGAATGCAAATTGTGTTTAGCAATAGTTAATTTTATcgcgaaaattatattaaacgcTCGATATTCgcagaaagtttatttttataaaaaatatatttgggaatatttattccatttatCACGCTGTGGATTTTTGCGCGCAAtcatgatatatatatatatttgcaagattataatatatatatatatgtagaaaatgGCAAGAAATTCTCATAATTCTTGCACCCTGTCACGTTTCACGACAGGACGGAGTGTATCTGAATCAGAGCACGGTAGGTACGAAATAGTCACGCCGCGCGCAAGAACGAGATGCATCTCGCGCATTCTGCAATTTCCGGCCTCACGGGGTCGTGCACACTGTGCCGCTGCTCTTTCTCGCCGTCTCGTTTGCGCTTGACTAGCGTTCTAGAAACCTACACCTACCTACATGCATCGTCGAGAGCGCCGATCTCGAAAGCCGGTCGGAGCGGATTGGCACGAGTCCCGACCCAGTTCCCAGCTGCTCGACCGTAATCGGACGCATCGAATATGCGGACACGCGCTTCGTCTTCGTTGCATTAAGATCTCGAAGCTGAGAATACATAaagtctctctctttttttcaacACTCTTCGTTCCGCGTCTCATTGTTTctgtaatgaaaaatgtacattatgcTCCGATgtatacacggagaaaattttatatcaaaaattactatgtacggcagtgaccgcggaccatgaagtcgcggaccgaaaatttttactatatttcacgtatgaaaaatatagtaaaaatttttataattcctttcGCAGTCCGCGGCTACTGctgtacatagtaatttttgatataaaattttctccgtgtagaaAACTGAAAACACTAAATatcgatttcttttaaattttcttttaattaagttttttatgtgttacttacttatatttatatatatttaataattgtaattataattatatacatttaataattaagattaagagAGTAATATATACCTTAAGAAAGTCGCGTTTTTCTTTGCCTGAAGCTTTCTTGATTAACTTTTCTTGTAAAAGACTTGTTTATTAGCGAAGGCATTCATTAACTGTAGTAATCACAGGTTGCGAGCGGCCGTGTATCTTGACACGGATCGTATCAATCTCGAATGTAGCTTAATCTTTCACACGCGATCGGAttgattatcataaatttcacGGGTTTGTGCGTCGAGATGGTCACGCGATATCACTTGATGcgcgataaaaaaaggaaacgatCAAGATTCACAAAGTGCTGCTTCATTGCAAATATATCGCAGTTATGATGATTATCCTCTCCTGTGTTTCGCggaaattgcaatttatggGAAAATCTCTCTGCAAAGACATTATTAACACTCTCACGATCCCTTCTccgtacaaaaaaaattccttCTCCATTGTCGTTGCGAGAATTGAGTGGCGAATAATGTATGCAATAGCTATTATGTCGTTGAACTCGCACGATCAATTTCAACACTTGCTAGGATCGAAAGTATCTATTCGCGCGCTCTAGATATCAAcgcaaagaaagaaaaaaactaaataattattttaatcgttaTTTGACGTTGCAGTAATTATTATCTTCACAGTCTTAGAATTAGTTACGTTTTGTTcaacgaaaaattaaaatttctgatCCTTCCTTTTTAACCGCCAAATAATAAtctgaatattatattatattacttgaTTGTAAATTTTCGATTCTCGCGCGCGTGCTAGCAATTACGAGCTCCGTTCTCTCGCGATTACAAAATCACGCTCGACTGTGATCCACTCGCGATTATACACTTTATGGCACAAGGTACTCCTGCGGTGATTTATCACTTGAAATTGAGTCCAACAATAACGTTTAAAAGAGATCGGCAAGATTCGCTTTCGGTTTGTACTCTGCTTCGCCGCTTCAGAATAAATTCTAACAATGATGCTTAAAGAACCGGCTGAGATTCAGCTTGCTTTCACGATATTGTCAATTGCGGCAATTTTCTTAACAGACCAGGCGAGGCGTGAATTCAAGGACAATTCGCCGGAACGTCATTCGCGTTTTGCAAACTTCGCGGGAATAATCAAAAATAGCGGTTGAATAACGTTTGCGACGAAATAAAACTTCCGCATAATAttatacgataaaatattcttataaaactGCACAATGACGCACCGAAGATATCGCGAAGCAGTTTTGACGAGCCAATATTtcctattatattttatcacaaacCGTTTTAAATAAACTGGAGACAAATGTGAAATTGTGTGctacgttaaaatattttccagatTCCAAAATGTTACTCTTATTACTGACGGCGTGTTTCGTCGCCGTGACTCACGCCGGATGTCCTATGAGACCGACGGTGGGGCAAACATCCGTGGACAGAACGCCGGGTGACGGTGGCTACAGGATTCTCATCAGCGGACAAACAAACGGATACATTCCCAATGCTGTCCATACAATTAGTTTACAAGGTTCTATTCCCgggaaaattgtttaaatcgcgaacaagaaaataaatgacgTTGCCGGAAAATTTTGCGATGCGAAAATTTTGCGACATCGCTATTCTTCAGGGACGATTAACTCTTAAAATTTCAGGATCGCGAACGCACGAGCGACTGCAGCAATTCACACGCTTCACGCTGACGGTGCACTCGCAGTACACGCCGAATAATCTCTCGGCCCGCATCGGTTATTTCCAGCTGTTTCCGGATTCCTTGACTACTTTCAACGAGGATTGCGTCAACACGATTTCCGAAGCAACCGATTTCccaaaatcggaggtgattCATCTTATGACtctatatattaaacaatataaaaatacgaaaattctTTCCACAGATCCAGGTGATGTGGCGGGCACCAGTGGCTGGTTCCGGGTGCGTTATTTTCACCGCGATGATCTTGGAGAACAATGTACGATGGTACGCTGAGGATGGCGCTCTCTCCAAGATCGTTTGCGAATCGACAGACGAGGAGATTCAAAATTCGGACGAGACCAAATGCTGTGCTTGCGATGAAGCGAAGTACTCGGTGAGCAATCAAATCTCTCGACAAGTTCAGCAGATATCTGTCCCATTAACGTATACTTTTCTTAAGTTCGTAAATAGttgcatctttatttttcaatttatcgtGGCGCTTCTACTTTCTTCCAACCTTCTTACTTGATTTTCGATGAAATGTAATGTTCTACGGAAGTTTCGAGGATGGACAAATAAATGGACCGCCGCAATCGTTCGTAGCATCTTGTCGCACACTTTTTCAGTTAACTATGGAGGGCATCTGGTCGAATAGAACTCACCCGAAGGACTTCCCATTTTCCGCCTGGTTGACCCATTTCAGCGACGTTATCGGCGCATCGCACGAGCCAAATTTCTCGTTCTGGGGCAGAGATCACATCGCCACAGACGGTTTTCGACAATTGGCCGAGTGGGGCTCCGCGACGGGTGTCGAAGCGGAACTGAGAGAGAAATCCAGTCAGCTCAGGACACTCATTAAGGCGGCCGGTCTTTGGTATCCCAATGTCAATACCAACACGACGACGAGCTTCAGGTGATCGTCTCTCTTGCTCGcgagtataattttttaatatccgtTTTCTTCGCGCGAggcaagagaaagagagagacttCTAATTGTCGATGGTAACAATTCAGTGAACTGTCGACTTTTCATTTTCAGGGTGGACCGAAAACATCCTCTTCTCTCAGTAGCTTCCATGCTGGGTCCATCTCCCGATTGGGTGGTGGGAGTGAGCAAGTTGAACTTTTGCCAGAAGGACTGCACCTGGACGAAAAGCATGATAATTGATCTTTATCCTTGGGACGGCGGCACCGACAACGGCATCAGCTACATGTCGCCGAATTCCGAGACGAAACCGCGCGAGAAAATGAGACCGATAACGACGCTCTATCCGGAAGATCCGCGATCCCCGTTCTACGATCCGTCTGGTAGACCTATGCACCCGTTGGCGAGATTGTACCTCAACAGGGAGAAAATCATCTCGCGCGGATGCAGCGAGCAGCTCCTGCAGCAGCAAGTAGCCGAATTAGAAGTGGCCGAGAACACCGAGGACACGTCGAGACGTATATTATtactgtttaaatattttttttctaagctTCGCGCGAATAGTCGGTGATAATGTGCATATTTTCTTCAACAAGGGTACATGACGAGTTTCAACGATCTCGTTTACTGCGGCTTAATAAGTTAATTCTTCTTAGAGCATCATCGTGCATGACATTTTAGCAGCGTCGTTAAAAGCTAATAGAGACGCCGTGTTTATTCTCGAATTAAGGAAGGAAGTAATTTGGCTTTATTTTGCTCTGTGAATTTAAAGCGGAGTGCCACACGACGGAGTACTCGCCGTGGTCGACGTGTTCGGTGACCTGCGGCAAGGGCTTAAGAATGCGCACGAGGTCGTATAGAATGCCGGAAAAAGCTTCCATGTTCAATTGCAATAGGCAGCTGGTCTCGAAGGAAATGTGTGTCGCGTCTATTCCAGAGTGTTCGTGAGTGCattacgaataaatatttatcttgtttctaaaagaattaaaaaaatatttcaattctcTTAAATTGTGCATTAATTGTACAAACGTCAATCGCGTTTGCAAGATAAATCCGATCTTTGCATAAATGTACACTAAAAAAGGATTTAGTAGTAGATACTAggatttaataacaattactaAATGATTTGGTTAAATAGTGCTAAGTAAATGTTTGGtaacaattacaaaaagaattaattgagcgaatgaaatatttatttcagaaaatctaaatttaattcactCAATTACGAATTTGATTTCTCCAACAAAACTTTGATAActgtaatcaaattttgatagcaaaaataaaatatttgataagtgttatcaaatatttgataattatcacCAAATCGtggtaacaaaaaattaaacaatatggTAACTGttactaaattatatatacgcaGTATAGTATTCGCGGATGTTGGCATTAATCAACCAACAAGCGTTACTGACAAaaaatttggtaataattaccaatTTTTTACCAAATATGTTGGCTgaactaaataatttagtaataattatcaaatatctgataaagttgaattgaataatttaataatattatcaaatatttaattacaatcattaaagattttttgacaggtattaaatatttaataattattactaaattgtttaattgactcaattatgaacaaaattttttaacaggaTCAATTGAAGATTTAGTAACTATTATCAAATAtggtaataattatcaaatatttcattcacaACTAAATGTATTTGATAACTATTGCCAATCAGTTTTTTCAGCGTATCCGAAAATTGCATGTTATTTCAGAGGTGAGGTGGAGAGCGACGACGACGTAATCGCGTCGCCGAGCAACGATCCGCTTTGCGAAACCACCGACTGGGGCGCGTGGTCGGAGTGCTCGAACACGTGCGGGATCGGCTTGAAAATGCGGACGAGGAGATTCCGCGATCGTCGCGGTCGTAAACGGTGCCCGCTCGTGTCGCTCgttgagaaagagaaatgcaTGGAGCCGCCTTGCGCGGTGGGCGCGGAGGAGCAGATTGATCCCGTGTGCAAGGTGCGGCGTTACGCGATTCTTGTCGCGGGACAAATTTTCCGCGCCGGTGATTTAACAGTCGGTGACGATTTAAGGTGACGGAATGGTCCGACTGGTCGCCGTGCAGTGCTTCCTGCGGCAGAGGTGTGAAATTACGGACCAGGCTGCTGATGGTCGACCCGTCGTTGCAAACGGAGTGTTCCTCGCGCGTAGAACTGCTGCAGCAACGACCGTGTCTCATCCAATCGGACTGTACATTCGACATGGCAACCGCAAAGGGTAATAATTAGCAGTGTTAACGATAGAGCAGCGCAGAGATATTTCACTTCGGCCGTGTTCCGTATAATCAAACATCATGCAAATCCTCGACGCCTTCCTGGCGACTTCGGTTCAACCTGTCAcgtcttttatttcttctttttttatagtcGTGTGTATGGAAGAGGCAGATCCCGGACCGTGCAGGGGCTACTTCCAGCGTTGGGCCTTCAATCAGCAGAAACTGATGTGCGTGCCGTTCGCGTACGGCGGATGCCGCGGCAACCGGAACAACTTCCTCACGGCGGACGAGTGCACCAACACCTGTGGCATCGTGAGCGTGAATGTTTTATCCCTCGAAACGTGAGCAGAACCGAGAAGTCATTCAGATTCTTGTCCCTAGGTGCGAGCCGTTCTCACGGGTCAGACAGTTAACGAGACCGTAAACCAGAGTCAAGCACTCAGCGCGTCGTTTAATCCTCCCGCTCTCCCCGTAGACTGCGCGGTGACTCGCTGGTCAAATTGGTCGCCGTGCAGTGTCACTTGCGGCGTCGGCCGTGTCACGAGTTATCGCACCATCGAGGTAAGTTAATTATTCCCCGTGCGATTACGCGCGCATTATTTACGGGATGGATTTGCGGTGCGCGCGGTTATCAAAACGCACGATTAATTAATCACTCGAAATTTTTGCATCAATTATACATTGTTCGTGTCTATCGTGTTTCTTTAATTAGCGAGAAGCTGCCAACGGCGGACGTTCCTGCCCGAAAAAGCTGCATCGCCGTTATCGGTGCGAGCTCGCACCGTGCGAATTTTGAGTCCAGAGAAGCTCCACGCGCACACTCGATGGCATTTAAATTGGGAAATATACGTAGTAAGCATCCTAGGGTTTCCTCAAAAAaggatttataaaaaaagagtaatttaattacaccTGTAATGGTAAATctctgtaaatttttaatcttcgAACATATGATTGAAGTCATATAcacgtataatataaattattgtaatctgcttttttttaattatttctgcgCTTGTgcttttgtatgtttttttttttttttagtaaagaCAGTAACACAAAAGACtcgattgaaaatattttattattaaaagcattGCATTTTCCATTACTCGATCGTGTTCAAATTGAATGTTATTTTTGAACGAACTGTTTTGTAACTGATTCACATCCCAGAATTAATATCAATCGGTACTTTTATGAATTATCGATGTACATTACTGCCAATCCTTCACTATCGATGCTGCCTTTTTATGAATCGATCATTCAAGTATTACGCTGTGTTTTATCCTCGCAACAAATGCTGGGTACAAAATAAACGGATGTATCagaataaatgatattttattaatggtCATTTTGTGTCGATTGTTGTCTGCTAATTCCCATCGAATTTCAATCAACACACTACAATGCGGAGTCGATATAATCGCTTTACGTCGGATGAAACATTTATCTCTCGCTGCGTTATGTTTAAACGCAAACACCATCGTTTACAGTGCAGCGAATTAATATTGTGATTATCGGACAAAGCGATTAATCGTAGTATTAAATTTCCGGCATTGCGTCAAATAGAAACAATGGAAAAGGGTCTTTTTTTTGTGCTCGACACACAGTTTGCTAATATTatatcgtaaaatgtatatatataggaaaaagcaatttaaattagactcgaaattcagaaaatgcaattaatattccCGTCCCTCGTTTTTTATTCGCGCCACCGCATTTTGAAACGTAGTATATTGTCTCGAGCGGCATACGACTCGAGCCGATTAATGCCTTAGGTATCACGCTTGTTATCTTTACGCTGCAACACCGTGATTCATGCGCCCGTAATTCAGCCCGCGGACTTCAAATTGCAATCAGCTGTCTTTGGAAAACATCCAAAACTTTCGTGCTCTCGTGAGGTTTTTCCATCTTACCACGATTTTCCATTATCCTCCGTGACGTATGTGTGTTTTGTGCGCGAGGACACGCGGAATTTTGCGAATAGAAGTCGTCCTGCCAGTTTCTCTTACCCTCGCAATCGTGAGAAAATTCGATCGGACTCGCAGGACTGTCGTTTTATTCGAATAACTGTATCGCATTGTATTTTCCCGTCCATTAAAATCGGCCGTTTCCGCTCGCGTGCATTGTTCACGGCATTCTCCCTCGTCCACAACACGAACACTCGCTACTTACCACCAACTGGAGATCTAGCTTCACACAGTTACATTAATAAtctcatataaataatacacataGGCGATATAATGATTCAATGACTATACATCTACCAAGAGCGCCAAATTGTcactattaaaataacagaTTCGTCGATCATCTTCCACGGTGCAACGTTATACGACTTTAAATACTTCGAGTAACTTCGATATTTAGTATTCTACAtccgttttctctctctctctctctcgcttgtCGAGTGCTGTTTCattcaaagaataaaatattgctctTTAAATCAATGTAACACGGTGATTTGGTCCACTTGGTAAGTATATAGCACTTCAATAATGACTATATCTCTTTTACGGCGCTGCCGGGACCACGGGAAGACCTGTGACAAGTAGGGAGACGAAAAGCGAGCGAGCGATTGGACAGTGCCCTTCACGGGCGACTCGCCTCTCGAGAATTCGCCCGTGGTCCGCGCGTGCCGTTTAACATTaacaataatcataattattattaacatatacGTAATATCTAGGAAATAGTATCGGATCCTCCCGTTCCTTTAGGCCACTACCCGACTATGTGCTACGGCGTGTTCTTTGGTCGTGCCACTTGTTCTCCGGTTTTCCTTCCGCGTATCGCGAATCGATCCAGCCGTTCTCTCTTGCCGACGCGACGAAGGACTTCGGCGGCTGTTCGAGAGTCTCGACGTGAGCAGAAAGCGCGCGCTGGATCGTTAAAGATCGACTTGTCGGCGATCGCAAAGTCGAAGTTAACGTCTGATTATAATTAGATTGGAATATTGAG
This window of the Linepithema humile isolate Giens D197 chromosome 1, Lhum_UNIL_v1.0, whole genome shotgun sequence genome carries:
- the fat-spondin gene encoding spondin-1; the encoded protein is MLLLLLTACFVAVTHAGCPMRPTVGQTSVDRTPGDGGYRILISGQTNGYIPNAVHTISLQGSRTHERLQQFTRFTLTVHSQYTPNNLSARIGYFQLFPDSLTTFNEDCVNTISEATDFPKSEIQVMWRAPVAGSGCVIFTAMILENNVRWYAEDGALSKIVCESTDEEIQNSDETKCCACDEAKYSLTMEGIWSNRTHPKDFPFSAWLTHFSDVIGASHEPNFSFWGRDHIATDGFRQLAEWGSATGVEAELREKSSQLRTLIKAAGLWYPNVNTNTTTSFRVDRKHPLLSVASMLGPSPDWVVGVSKLNFCQKDCTWTKSMIIDLYPWDGGTDNGISYMSPNSETKPREKMRPITTLYPEDPRSPFYDPSGRPMHPLARLYLNREKIISRGCSEQLLQQQVAELEVAENTEDTSRPECHTTEYSPWSTCSVTCGKGLRMRTRSYRMPEKASMFNCNRQLVSKEMCVASIPECSGEVESDDDVIASPSNDPLCETTDWGAWSECSNTCGIGLKMRTRRFRDRRGRKRCPLVSLVEKEKCMEPPCAVGAEEQIDPVCKVTEWSDWSPCSASCGRGVKLRTRLLMVDPSLQTECSSRVELLQQRPCLIQSDCTFDMATAKVVCMEEADPGPCRGYFQRWAFNQQKLMCVPFAYGGCRGNRNNFLTADECTNTCGIVRAVLTGQTVNETVNQSQALSASFNPPALPVDCAVTRWSNWSPCSVTCGVGRVTSYRTIEREAANGGRSCPKKLHRRYRCELAPCEF